From one Lolium rigidum isolate FL_2022 chromosome 4, APGP_CSIRO_Lrig_0.1, whole genome shotgun sequence genomic stretch:
- the LOC124649405 gene encoding uncharacterized protein LOC124649405, with amino-acid sequence MGVLWSSLWGKPEPPPPMVLVPPLFDYPPIAARTRMSVPAYEVMFGKLPLRSLFEDYFDHAGSMTSRFMLKPLEDPHVDLVANVSAAAGENSGTEVKGDALFRWQKDLYDPHTFVELLASTSDPMLKLRSCGYYPEYHVGAFWTLPLLMGNRVSSEDYGVLGVRYGSENLSVGASFVPVPGTGEVPYGAWLVAKKGSLTAGAQYKPLSGNQHPMPYTDPKNWNYAISYGVGTTSPLSPSFICSLELARNKQLIASFYQHLVVQRRVKNPFEDDQVVGITNYIDLGLELAGGIDKDKPTESANNNLFQLAASWQANKNFMLKGKLGPSKSSVALAFKSWWRPSFTLSVTAVNDHRKGTTSYGFGIRVEDLRKASYEKADANYVMLTPNKQHLAPAVMFQYGERPMFQADVDSGNFDHLPAEMRPIGKIL; translated from the exons ATGGGCGTCCTGTGGAGCAGCCTCTGGGGcaagccggagccgccgccgccgatggtgcTGGTGCCGCCGCTCTTCGACTACCCGCCCATCGCCGCCCGCACCAG GATGTCGGTGCCAGCATATGAGGTGATGTTCGGAAAGCTCCCGCTGCGCAGTCTGTTTGAGGACTACTTCGATCACGCGGGGAGCATGACCTCCAGGTTTATGCTCAAGCCGCTGGAGGATCCTCACGTCGATTTGGTCGCCAAC GTATCTGCAGCTGCTGGTGAAAATAGTGGAACAGAAGTAAAAGGAGACGCGCTGTTTCGCTGGCAGAA AGATTTATATGATCCCCATACCTTTGTGGAACTTCTTGCATCGACTTCAGACCC CATGTTGAAGCTGAGGTCATGTGGTTACTACCCTGAGTATCACGTTGGTGCATTTTGGACACTCCCTTTGCTAATGGGAAACAG GGTGTCTTCTGAGGACTATGGTGTCCTGGGTGTAAGATATGGTTCAGAGAATCTATCAGTTGGGGCTTCCTTTGTACCAGTGCCTG GAACTGGTGAGGTGCCATATGGAGCATGGTTGGTTGCGAAAAAAGGAAGTTTAACTGCAGGAGCACAATATAAGCCACTTA GTGGAAACCAACATCCTATGCCATATACGGACCCGAAGAACTGGAATTATGCAATCAGTTATGGTGTTGGCACAACAAGCCCTCTCAGCCCTTCATTCATCTGTTCCCTAGAGCTTGCCAGAAATAAACAG CTTATTGCATCATTCTATCAGCACCTGGTTGTTCAAAGAAGG GTGAAGAATCCTTTTGAAGATGATCAGGTTGTTGGTATCACAAACTACATTGATTTGGGACTTGAGTTGGCTGGAGG GATCGACAAAGATAAACCAACAGAGAGCGCCAACAACAACTTGTTTCAGTTAGCCGCAAGCTGGCAAGCTAATAAGAACTTCATGTTGAAG GGAAAGCTAGGTCCTTCCAAGTCGTCTGTAGCTCTGGCATTCAAGTCATGGTGGAGACCATCCTTTACGCTTAGCGTCACAG CTGTGAATGACCATAGGAAGGGGACGACGTCGTACGGCTTTGGAATCCGCGTCGAGGATCTCAGGAAGGCCAG CTACGAGAAGGCTGATGCGAACTACGTGATGCTGACGCCAAACAAGCAGCACCTGGCGCCGGCTGTCATGTTTCAGTACGGGGAGCGGCCCATGTTCCAGGCGGACGTGGATTCCGGCAACTTCGACCATCTGCCTGCGGAGATGAGGCCTATCGGCAAGATACTCTAG